The proteins below come from a single Tissierella sp. MB52-C2 genomic window:
- the fliJ gene encoding flagellar export protein FliJ, producing the protein MNYSFKLEKVLNYKENIEDLKKSKYGDINSRVNNEEERLIGFNQHKENLVVEKNKSVKSTSIGNLKLYNSYLQDISVTIQNQERKIEEMKVELEEAKEELLVAMQEKKAFEKLKENDYKEFIIESKRQEEKLLDGIVTFNTSQQ; encoded by the coding sequence ATGAATTATAGTTTTAAGCTAGAAAAGGTTCTAAACTACAAAGAAAACATTGAAGACTTAAAAAAATCTAAGTATGGAGACATAAATTCAAGAGTAAACAATGAAGAAGAAAGATTAATAGGTTTTAATCAACATAAAGAAAATTTAGTTGTAGAAAAAAACAAATCAGTGAAAAGCACTAGTATAGGTAATTTAAAACTATATAATAGTTATTTGCAGGATATCTCCGTAACTATTCAAAATCAAGAAAGAAAAATAGAAGAGATGAAAGTGGAACTAGAAGAAGCTAAGGAAGAACTTTTAGTTGCTATGCAGGAAAAAAAAGCTTTTGAAAAGTTAAAAGAAAATGATTATAAAGAATTTATTATAGAATCTAAGAGGCAAGAGGAAAAGTTACTTGATGGTATAGTTACATTTAATACTAGCCAACAATAG
- the fliI gene encoding flagellar protein export ATPase FliI gives MEDTINIKKYTMAVKEKRFMKYTGKITKVTGLTIESNGPMATIGELCYIYPYKSDKPILSEVVGFKEDKILLMPLGEMEGIASGSIVVGSGKTLRVNVGDELIGRVLDGLGNPMDGLGSIKSNKYYPVSSSPPSPLDRMVIKEPLSVGVRAIDGLLTCGKGQRVGIFAGSGVGKSTLMGMISRNSTADVNVIGLIGERGREVNEFIQNDLREEGLKKSVVVVVTSDQPALIRVKGAMVTTAIAEYFRDQGLNVMLLMDSLTRFSMAQREIGLAIGEPPVTRGYTPSVFATMPRLLERTGASDKGTITGLYTVLVDGDDLTEPITDTARGILDGHIVLSRKLANANHYPAIDVLASISRVMPNIADKEHIKIAGSIKDIMATYQEAEDLINIGAYKRGSNKKIDTAIDLIDDIENFLRQETQKTSTFEETLELMNTISTKLN, from the coding sequence ATGGAAGATACAATTAATATTAAAAAATATACCATGGCAGTAAAAGAGAAAAGGTTTATGAAATATACTGGAAAAATAACAAAGGTTACAGGACTCACTATTGAGTCAAATGGACCAATGGCAACTATTGGTGAACTTTGCTACATATATCCGTATAAGAGTGACAAGCCTATTCTTTCTGAAGTAGTTGGATTTAAAGAGGATAAGATTCTTCTCATGCCTCTAGGGGAAATGGAAGGGATAGCTAGTGGAAGTATAGTAGTAGGTAGTGGAAAAACTCTTAGGGTCAACGTAGGAGATGAATTAATAGGAAGGGTTCTTGATGGACTAGGAAATCCTATGGATGGCTTAGGTTCCATTAAGTCTAATAAATATTATCCCGTTTCCAGTTCACCACCAAGTCCATTAGATAGAATGGTTATAAAGGAACCGCTATCTGTAGGGGTTAGAGCTATAGATGGTCTATTGACCTGTGGAAAAGGTCAGAGAGTAGGTATTTTTGCAGGTTCCGGAGTAGGTAAAAGTACACTAATGGGCATGATCTCTAGAAATAGTACTGCAGATGTAAATGTCATAGGTTTAATAGGAGAGCGTGGAAGGGAAGTTAATGAATTTATTCAAAATGATTTAAGAGAAGAAGGATTAAAAAAATCTGTTGTAGTTGTAGTCACTTCAGATCAACCTGCCTTAATAAGAGTTAAAGGTGCAATGGTAACTACTGCAATAGCAGAGTACTTTAGAGATCAAGGTCTAAATGTAATGTTACTTATGGACTCTCTAACCAGGTTTTCCATGGCACAACGTGAAATAGGATTAGCCATAGGAGAGCCACCAGTAACTAGAGGATATACTCCTTCTGTTTTCGCTACTATGCCAAGGTTACTCGAAAGAACAGGAGCCTCAGATAAAGGAACTATTACAGGACTTTATACAGTCTTAGTAGATGGAGACGATTTAACTGAGCCTATAACAGATACTGCAAGAGGGATATTAGATGGTCATATTGTATTATCTAGAAAACTTGCAAATGCCAATCATTATCCAGCCATAGATGTTCTTGCTAGCATAAGTAGGGTAATGCCTAATATAGCAGATAAGGAACATATTAAAATAGCAGGTTCCATAAAAGATATTATGGCTACTTATCAAGAAGCTGAAGACTTGATAAATATTGGAGCATATAAACGAGGTTCGAACAAGAAAATTGATACAGCTATTGATTTAATCGATGATATAGAAAACTTTTTAAGACAAGAAACTCAAAAAACATCAACCTTTGAGGAGACATTAGAACTAATGAACACAATTTCTACAAAATTAAATTAA
- a CDS encoding FliH/SctL family protein encodes MSNVIKSFRVIETESKKIIDDSENKKVIEKIIEDAREEAEKEYEIIIDEAKEEALKIIEDSEGQKESMINDAYVKAKEILEEHKAIGYDEGHEAGYKGGYEKGYNEGKVESSQLIKEALDIKNDYISTKDKLLKELEEDIIELVINIYEKVIDKKTEEDNELIVSLVLNGISNLDLTDKLTIVVSKEDYNILEMAKEEILAKASMITELDIKYDISLVKGDCILETSKGNIDASLENQLEEVKELLTTILNNE; translated from the coding sequence TTGTCTAATGTTATAAAATCCTTTAGAGTAATAGAGACAGAATCTAAAAAGATAATAGATGATAGTGAAAATAAAAAAGTAATAGAAAAAATCATAGAAGATGCAAGAGAAGAAGCAGAAAAAGAATATGAAATAATCATAGATGAAGCAAAAGAAGAAGCTCTTAAAATAATAGAAGATTCAGAAGGACAAAAAGAATCTATGATAAATGATGCATATGTGAAGGCAAAGGAAATCCTAGAGGAGCATAAGGCAATCGGATATGATGAAGGTCATGAAGCAGGCTATAAAGGAGGTTATGAAAAGGGATATAATGAGGGTAAAGTCGAATCTAGTCAATTAATAAAAGAGGCTCTTGATATAAAGAATGACTATATATCTACTAAGGACAAGCTTCTTAAAGAATTAGAGGAAGATATAATTGAACTAGTAATAAATATTTATGAAAAGGTTATAGATAAAAAAACAGAAGAGGATAATGAACTTATTGTATCCCTAGTATTAAACGGAATTAGTAATTTAGATTTAACGGACAAGTTAACCATCGTAGTCTCTAAAGAAGATTATAATATATTGGAAATGGCAAAAGAGGAAATATTAGCCAAGGCCAGTATGATAACAGAACTTGATATTAAATATGATATTTCTCTAGTAAAAGGAGATTGCATTTTAGAGACATCTAAGGGAAATATAGATGCAAGTCTTGAAAATCAATTGGAAGAAGTAAAAGAACTTTTAACAACAATATTAAATAATGAGTGA
- the fliG gene encoding flagellar motor switch protein FliG produces MSRRQFSGKEKVAILLIALGPQKSAEIFKHLNEEEIEELTLQIANMRMVSPEEKQTVIEEFYQICLAQEYISEGGINYAKDVLERALGSDKAIDIISKLTSSLHVRPFEFIRKADPNQLLNYIQNEHPQTIALILSYLGPGQAAQLLSSLSPEKQSDVTRRIAIMDRTSPEVVKEIESILESKFSNILAQDYTTTGGIGAVVDILNSVDRSTEKNIMEELDTRDAELSEEIRKRMFVFEDIITLDNRSIQRVIREIDNAQWAIALKGASEEVKNLIFTNMSKRLVEMIKEDIEFMGPVRIRDMEDSQQNIVNIIRKLEDDGEIITPRGGDEIIV; encoded by the coding sequence ATGTCTAGGAGACAGTTTAGTGGAAAAGAAAAGGTGGCAATACTACTTATTGCCCTAGGACCTCAGAAATCTGCTGAGATATTTAAACATTTAAATGAAGAAGAAATAGAAGAACTAACTCTGCAAATTGCAAACATGAGAATGGTTTCTCCAGAAGAGAAACAAACAGTAATTGAAGAATTTTATCAAATATGTTTGGCACAGGAATATATTTCTGAAGGTGGAATTAATTATGCCAAGGACGTATTAGAAAGAGCATTGGGATCTGATAAAGCCATCGACATAATTAGTAAACTTACATCTTCATTACATGTAAGACCTTTCGAATTCATAAGAAAGGCTGACCCTAATCAACTTTTAAACTATATACAGAATGAACATCCGCAAACAATTGCGTTGATATTATCTTACTTAGGGCCAGGACAGGCTGCACAATTGCTTTCAAGCTTATCACCTGAAAAACAATCAGATGTTACAAGAAGGATAGCAATAATGGATAGGACATCACCAGAGGTAGTAAAGGAAATAGAGTCAATTTTAGAGAGTAAGTTCTCAAATATATTGGCACAAGACTATACGACTACTGGTGGTATAGGAGCAGTTGTAGATATACTTAACTCTGTAGATAGAAGTACAGAAAAGAATATTATGGAAGAATTAGATACTAGAGATGCAGAATTAAGTGAAGAAATCAGGAAAAGAATGTTTGTATTTGAAGATATTATTACTCTTGATAATAGAAGTATTCAAAGAGTTATTAGAGAAATCGATAATGCACAATGGGCTATTGCTCTTAAAGGTGCAAGTGAAGAAGTTAAAAACCTTATATTCACTAATATGTCAAAACGTCTAGTTGAGATGATTAAAGAGGATATAGAGTTTATGGGTCCTGTTCGTATTAGAGATATGGAAGACTCACAGCAAAATATAGTAAACATCATTAGGAAATTAGAAGATGATGGAGAGATAATTACTCCTAGAGGAGGAGATGAGATAATTGTCTAA
- the fliF gene encoding flagellar basal-body MS-ring/collar protein FliF: MQESIHKLKLQITEYWKEMDKKKKIKLAFISLFVIFAVTALILMLTRTKYEVLYGDLGLKDMGQITTKLDEMGVSWKTGEDQKSILVPAENKNRIKIELATYGLPKEGYTYMDAFNDSSWTMTDYDKKQRMKKASESELASTISEIDGIHSAEVFIDEKEATNFILDNDDNKTTASVFIVKGDNRSLSSEKVKAIKHLVASSINMDPEDVKVVDNEGRLLGEEDEENIFSQDQFEVKHGIESKINESIKKFLGNVVGFNNVDVMSSVKINMDMEKTTITEFATPIEGNEEGLIRSLEEVEEHMAGGAVGGAAGTDTNVEDYTTIDDGSSRYDKVSRIINNELNEINKEISKAPGQVESVTVAVLVNKNALVDGEMTPEMEKEFTDLIYAATGLDTKQVQVKAASFNNNQATDNNIIQDGNNNWLYIGLSILALIILIIGIILYRRKKSRETAEAELERMLGEKSAIELEVADLDFEAEESKMKAQIDRFIEKKPDSVAQLLRNWLNE, encoded by the coding sequence GTGCAAGAATCGATACATAAGTTAAAACTACAAATAACTGAGTACTGGAAAGAAATGGATAAGAAAAAGAAAATTAAATTGGCATTTATTAGCTTATTTGTTATTTTTGCTGTAACTGCACTTATTCTTATGTTGACCCGTACAAAATATGAAGTCCTATATGGAGATTTAGGTTTAAAGGATATGGGACAGATTACTACCAAGTTAGACGAAATGGGAGTTTCTTGGAAAACAGGTGAGGATCAGAAGAGTATTTTAGTACCAGCAGAAAATAAGAATCGTATAAAAATAGAATTAGCTACTTACGGATTACCAAAAGAAGGTTATACATATATGGATGCCTTTAATGATAGTAGTTGGACTATGACAGATTATGATAAAAAACAGAGAATGAAAAAGGCAAGTGAAAGTGAATTAGCATCTACCATATCTGAGATAGATGGGATACATAGTGCAGAGGTATTTATAGATGAAAAAGAGGCCACTAATTTCATATTAGATAATGATGATAATAAAACTACAGCTTCTGTTTTTATTGTAAAAGGAGATAATAGATCATTGTCTTCAGAGAAGGTAAAGGCAATAAAACATCTAGTAGCCAGTTCTATAAATATGGATCCTGAAGATGTTAAAGTAGTAGATAATGAAGGGCGATTATTAGGTGAAGAAGATGAAGAAAATATTTTCTCCCAAGATCAGTTTGAAGTAAAGCATGGAATAGAATCTAAGATAAATGAAAGTATAAAGAAGTTTTTAGGTAATGTTGTTGGATTTAACAACGTAGATGTAATGTCAAGTGTAAAAATTAATATGGACATGGAAAAGACAACTATAACAGAATTTGCTACTCCAATAGAAGGAAACGAAGAAGGATTAATCCGTTCCTTAGAAGAAGTAGAGGAGCATATGGCAGGAGGAGCAGTAGGTGGAGCTGCGGGAACAGACACTAATGTAGAAGATTACACTACAATAGATGATGGCTCAAGCAGATATGACAAAGTAAGCAGGATAATAAATAATGAATTAAATGAAATAAACAAAGAAATTAGCAAGGCACCAGGACAAGTTGAAAGCGTTACTGTAGCAGTATTAGTAAATAAGAATGCATTAGTAGATGGTGAAATGACTCCAGAGATGGAAAAAGAATTTACTGACTTAATATATGCAGCTACTGGTTTAGATACTAAACAAGTTCAAGTAAAAGCAGCAAGTTTCAATAATAATCAAGCTACTGATAATAATATTATTCAAGATGGAAATAATAACTGGCTATATATAGGCCTAAGTATATTGGCACTAATTATATTAATAATAGGTATAATTTTATACAGAAGAAAGAAATCTAGAGAAACTGCTGAGGCAGAACTAGAGAGAATGCTTGGAGAAAAATCTGCAATAGAATTGGAAGTCGCAGATCTTGATTTTGAAGCAGAGGAATCAAAAATGAAGGCTCAAATTGATAGATTTATTGAGAAAAAGCCTGATTCCGTTGCTCAATTGCTTAGAAATTGGTTAAATGAATAG
- the fliE gene encoding flagellar hook-basal body complex protein FliE encodes MDINKINNYNSLISKMDNQIVNNKTENSFGDLLSNALDKVNEMQLESQEYKKMLAIGEVDNLHDVTIAADKADTALQVVMAIRGKVVEAYKEIMRIQI; translated from the coding sequence TTGGATATAAATAAAATTAATAATTATAATAGTTTAATATCTAAAATGGATAATCAGATAGTAAATAATAAGACAGAAAATAGCTTTGGTGACCTACTAAGTAATGCATTAGATAAAGTTAATGAAATGCAGTTAGAAAGTCAAGAGTATAAGAAAATGTTAGCCATAGGAGAAGTGGACAACCTTCACGATGTTACAATAGCTGCTGATAAGGCAGACACAGCTTTACAGGTTGTTATGGCCATAAGAGGTAAAGTTGTAGAAGCGTATAAGGAAATCATGAGGATTCAAATTTAA